In a single window of the Montipora capricornis isolate CH-2021 chromosome 11, ASM3666992v2, whole genome shotgun sequence genome:
- the LOC138025041 gene encoding uncharacterized protein: MSSDCGKSKRFGVLVCEDSEKWGGTDYIGERFKSLLARQKEHEWLWYDVCAGDLPSEEDLGKFQGFVISGSHYSANDDKEWIRRTEKLIVSLSKKPLTSARLVGVCFGHQLIAKALGAVVSRNPSEKFVLQTEKVKATKENVVVSKLFENGPLTVLESHSECVTELPQNAQSIATSNSCEHEMILFTENILGIQWHTECTGEEFEEKILPSLMSNKLLTEEEGEIVRKSLGVPVHSKKVNNVLSEFLHQ; the protein is encoded by the coding sequence ATGTCTTCCGATTGCGGAAAATCTAAAAGATTTGGAGTTCTAGTTTGTGAAGATTCGGAAAAGTGGGGCGGAACCGATTACATAGGGGAACGTTTCAAATCTCTTCTCGCACGTCAAAAGGAACACGAATGGCTTTGGTACGACGTGTGCGCGGGTGATTTACCATCCGAAGAAGATCTTGGCAAATTCCAAGGCTTTGTAATCTCTGGGAGTCATTACTCTGCGAATGACGACAAAGAGTGGATAAGGCGAACTGAAAAACTTATCGTGTCCCTGTCGAAGAAACCTTTAACATCTGCTCGTTTGGTTGGTGtctgttttggtcaccaacTGATTGCGAAAGCACTTGGCGCCGTCGTGAGTCGAAATCCCTCTGAAAAATTTGTCCTACAAACTGAAAAAGTAAAGGCCACAAAGGAAAACGTCGTTGTTTCGAAACTTTTCGAGAACGGACCACTGACGGTATTGGAATCACACAGTGAATGTGTGACAGAACTTCCCCAAAATGCTCAGAGCATTGCAACTTCGAACTCGTGTGAACACGAAATGATTTTGTTTACTGAGAATATTCTTGGAATCCAATGGCACACAGAGTGTACCGGAGAAGAATTTGAAGAGAAAATTCTTCCTTCACTGATGAGCAACAAATTGTTGACAGAAGAGGAGGGTGAAATTGTGAGAAAGTCGCTTGGAGTTCCTGTGCACTCAAAAAAAGTGAACAATGTTTTGAGTGAATTTCTGCACCAGTAA
- the LOC138024577 gene encoding ELAV-like protein 3, protein MLDKMNEGTPVQINGESLENGTEHGNHSKTNLIINYLPPSMSEGELKNLFSEFGTVSSCKLVRDRVSGNSLGYAFVNYLEPDHAAKAVRELNRLRVQSKNIKVSYARPSSDDIKNANLYISGLPKTMNEQQLEMLFQKYGEIITSKVLKDENSQSRGAGFVRFDKRAQAQAAIDSLNGAQLPGENPSEATKLTVKFANPPSNKPQIPFAFQSPLSLTPPQIRGNTRSPFSASGVGPLYHQGANFRYSPLTFLQSPNNNTFAPNALIPGSYCVFVYGLPSEKDDAGTVKVDPEKLLYKLFAKYGAISDVRVKKGQNFGFVNMQNYDDAQQAIAGLNGHRIAGHEDKPPLQVSFKTPNVKKQ, encoded by the coding sequence ATGTTGGACAAGATGAATGAAGGTACTCCCGTCCAAATCAACGGCGAATCGCTGGAGAATGGCACAGAACACGGTAACCATTCCAAGACGAACTTGATCATCAACTATCTGCCACCTTCAATGAGCGAAGGGGAGCTCAAGAACTTATTCAGTGAATTCGGCACCGTGTCAAGTTGTAAACTTGTTCGAGACCGAGTGTCTGGTAACAGCCTTGGCTACGCCTTTGTCAATTATTTGGAGCCAGATCATGCGGCAAAAGCGGTGCGAGAGTTGAACCGTTTGCGAGTACAGTCCAAAAACATCAAAGTAAGCTATGCTCGTCCGTCGTCCGATGACATAAAAAATGCGAATTTATACATTAGTGGACTACCGAAGACAATGAACGAGCAACAACTTGAGATGCTCTTTCAGAAATATGGCGAAATTATCACATCAAAGGTTCTTAAGGATGAAAATTCTCAGAGTCGCGGAGCTGGTTTCGTCCGCTTTGACAAGCGCGCTCAAGCGCAGGCAGCGATCGATTCGCTGAATGGGGCACAGTTGCCGGGTGAAAATCCCAGTGAAGCGACCAAATTAACCGTCAAGTTTGCCAATCCTCCAAGTAACAAGCCTCAGATTCCTTTTGCTTTTCAGTCGCCTCTCAGCTTAACGCCGCCGCAAATTCGAGGAAATACAAGATCTCCGTTCAGTGCTAGCGGAGTAGGGCCTCTCTATCATCAAGGCGCGAACTTTCGCTACTCGCCACTCACGTTTCTCCAGAGCCCAAACAACAACACATTTGCGCCCAATGCACTCATCCCTGGCAGTTACTGTGTTTTTGTGTACGGCCTTCCTTCAGAAAAAGATGACGCTGGGACTGTTAAAGTTGACCCGGAGAAGCTTTTGTACAAACTGTTTGCTAAATACGGTGCGATCTCGGATGTGCGAGTCAAGAAGGGCCAGAATTTTGGCTTCGTTAACATGCAAAATTACGACGATGCACAACAAGCGATCGCCGGCCTTAATGGACACCGAATTGCCGGACACGAGGACAAACCGCCTCTTCAAGTATCGTTTAAGACGCCAAACGTTAAAAAGCAATAA